DNA sequence from the Leuconostoc lactis genome:
AATTGATTGGGTTAATTGGCCCAAACGGTGCAGGTAAAACCACGCTGTTCAATCTCTTAACTGGTGTGTATCAACCGACTACCGGAACCGTGACGATGTTTGATGGCCAGCAATTAGCAAACTTAAATGACTTGGCGCCACATCATCGCGCCCAACGCGGGATGGCGCGAACTTTCCAAAATATTCGGTTGTTTACCAGCCGGACCGTCTTGGAAAACGTATTGATTGCGATGACCACAACAAGTCAGGCCCAAATACTTGGGGCGTTGTTGCGAACGCCTAAGTTTTATCAAACAGAAGCTCATAAAAAACAACGCGCAATGACACTACTGGCAATGTTTGATATGACTGCTGTCGCTGATGAACTGGCGGGTAATTTACCTTATGGGCAACAGCGTCGTCTGGAAATCGTTCGCGCGTTGGCGACTGAACCTAAAATTTTATTTTTAGATGAACCGACTGCGGGGATGAATCCAC
Encoded proteins:
- a CDS encoding ABC transporter ATP-binding protein, giving the protein MTTILKTHDLSIEFGGVTAVNQVNIEAHDNELIGLIGPNGAGKTTLFNLLTGVYQPTTGTVTMFDGQQLANLNDLAPHHRAQRGMARTFQNIRLFTSRTVLENVLIAMTTTSQAQILGALLRTPKFYQTEAHKKQRAMTLLAMFDMTAVADELAGNLPYGQQRRLEIVRALATEPKILFLDEPTAGMNPQETQDLTHLIQQVQTQFNMTIILIEHDMNLVMAISQRIYVLEYGKVLASGTPSEIQQHPAVIKAYLGEDVS